In the genome of Lacerta agilis isolate rLacAgi1 chromosome 2, rLacAgi1.pri, whole genome shotgun sequence, one region contains:
- the LOC117041637 gene encoding cytochrome b561 domain-containing protein 2 encodes MALTVETESRIYHSLRAVFGATAHLVSLGFTIFVAVVARPGTSLFSWHPFLMSLAFSFLMTEALLTFSPESSLLQSFSRKAKVRFHWALQLLSLTCAVLGLAIISYNKYRKGKDHFVTWHGLTGLLTVLYASMQCMGGLALLYPKLMKNWTLSKLKLYHATSGLIGYILGCASLMLGMCSLWFTISVTGVSWYLSMLCPILTSLVIMNQVSNAYLYRKRIQP; translated from the exons ATGGCTCTGACTGTTGAAACAGAATCGCGAATATACCACTCTCTCAGAGCTGTCTTTGGTGCTACTGCGCACCTTGTCTCACTTGGATTTACCATCTTCGTAGCTGTGGTGGCTAGACCTGGAACAA GCTTGTTCTCCTGGCATCCTTTCTTAATGTCTCTTGCG TTTTCTTTCCTGATGACAGAAGCCCTGCTGACTTTCTCTCCAGAGAGCTCCCTCCTCCAGTCCTTCTCCCGGAAGGCCAAGGTCCGCTTCCATTGGGCTTTACAGTTGCTCTCACTCACCTGTGCAGTGTTGGGCTTGGCCATCATCAGCTATAACAAGTACCGCAAGGGGAAAGACCATTTTGTCACCTGGCACGGTTTGACTGGCTTGCTGACTGTGCTGTATGCTAGCATGCAGTGCATGGGGGGCCTTGCTCTGCTCTACCCCAAGCTGATGAAGAACTGGACACTGAGCAAACTCAAGCTTTACCACGCCACATCAGGGCTGATTGGTTACATTCTTGGCTGTGCCAGTTTGATGCTGGGTATGTGTTCCTTGTGGTTTACCATATCTGTAACTGGAGTCTCCTGGTATCTGTCCATGCTGTGTCCTATCCTCACCAGCCTGGTTATTATGAACCAAGTGAGCAATGCCTACCTCTATCGCAAAAGAATCCAGCCTTGA